CCCTAAATGTGCGCACACCGGGATACCGTTACGTGTTAAACCTGCAATGGTATCGTATAACCAATCACCGCCTTCAAGTTTTACCATGTTGGCACCTGCTTGCATTAAGATGGCGGCATTTTTATAGGCATCTTCAGTGGTGGCGTAGCTCATAAATGGCATGTCAGCCATTACAAACGTGTTTTCCACTCCCGCTGCTACGCTGCGAGTGTGGTAGGCAATGTGCTCAACGGTGACGGGTAACGTGTCTTTATGTCCTTGCAGTACCATACCCAACGAGTCACCTACCAAAATAACGTGCATACCGGCTTGATCAAAAATTTGCGCAAAGCTTGCGTCATAAGCAGTAATTGCAGCAATTTTCTCTGATTGCTGTTTCATTTTAAGTAATTTAGAAACTGTAATTTTTGCCATGTTAGTTAACCACACTGGTTGTTATAAAATAATGTAACTTAATAAACTGTTTGAAAAATAACATATTAGAGTAAATACTTTAACTGATTATTACGCATTGATTGCCGTTAAGCCGTTTAAAGGAACGCGTTCTAATAAGGATGATAATGAGGTTCCGCAAGGTAAAATAAGCGCAGGAGTAATATCGGCAAGAGGATAAAGTACAAACTCTCTTTCCTTTAAACCGTAATGCGGAACCGTGAGATGTTCTGTGTTTATCTCACTGTTGCCGTAAAGCAGAATATCTAAATCGAGTGTGCGGGCACCCCAGCGTTCATCCTTTCTTACCCGCCCATGTTGCTGTTCAATACGTTGAGTTGTTGCCAGTACTTGCTCGGCACTAAGCGACGTTTCAATTAAGGCAGCGGCATTAACATAATCGGGTTGATCTTGTGGCCCCATAGGCTGGCTTTGGTAATAGGCTGAAACCGCCACTAGCTGAAAATGTGGCTCAACGGATAATGCCGAAATGGCCGATTTTACTGTTGCTAGCGGATTGTTTAAATTTCCGCCTATGCCAATATAACAAGTGGTCACGATGCTGCTGGCTTATTTGCTGAATTATTTGGGCGAGCACTAGCGCGCTTTTTGCGCTTAAAGTTGCGTTTTTTTGGCCCTTTACCTGAGCGCTTCTCAGATCGTTCATTTAAGCTACGCACCATATTGTTTTGCTGTTCCGGACTGACTTGTTGAAATTCAGTCCACCACTGTGCAAGGCTGATGAGGTCTTTGCCGCCTTCTATTTCTGAACGGAGTAACAAGAAATCGTAGCCTGCTCTAAATTTAGGGTGCTCTAATGTTTTAAACGCACGTCGTCCTGCACGTTTCGCGAGGCGAGACTGCAAGTGCCAAATATCTTTTGCTGTCATGGCGAAGCGTTTAGGTAGTGAAACAGACTGATTATGACGATGAAGAATGTCGTTTAATGCAATATTAAATGCATCAAAGTGATTAAAACCAGCTTCAATCATTAAGTGCTGGCAATGACGTTCAATTGGATACCACAACATGGTGGCGTAAATGAAGGCAGGAGTGACTTTGCGGCCAGATAAAATGCGTTCATCAGTGTTAATAAATACTTGGTTTAACAGTTGTTCTTCTTTGCTGTTGGCATCACCGCTCAGTGTTTCCGCAACTACAGGGAACATATGTTGAAACAGGCCAAGCTTTAACATCATTTGATAGTTTTCTTGTGCTTTACCTGCCATGAAAAGCTTAAGAGTTTCTTCAAATAAACGAGCTGGTGGAATATTGCGCAGTAAATTAGCAAGCGACTTGATCGGTGCTTTGGTATGTTGCGCAATAGTCATATCTAATTTGGTAGCAAAGCGCACAGCACGCAGCATACGTACAGGGTCTTCGCGATAGCGTTGCTCAGGATCGCCAATAAGCTCAATACTGCGGCGATTAATAGCATCTATGCCGTTTGCATAGTCATAAATGGCTTTATCTTTATTATTGTAATACAGCGCATTAATAGAAAAATCTCGGCGTTGTGCATCTTGCTCGATGTCGCCGTATACATTATCGCGAAGGAGTTGACCTTGCTCACTAGCGCTGGCTATTTTCTGTTGATTAGGTTGGCTGCTTTCTTCTTGGTGATGACCACGAAACGTAGCGACTTCAATAATTTCACGGCCAAACATGATATGGGCTAAACGGAAACGACGACCAATTAAGCGGCAATTACTGAATAACCCTTTAATTTGCTCTGGGGTTGCATTTGTCACCACATCAAAGTCCTTTGGTTTTAACCCGAGTAACGCATCGCGAATACATCCGCCAACTAAATATGCGTCAAAACCACGGTCG
This is a stretch of genomic DNA from Flocculibacter collagenilyticus. It encodes these proteins:
- the panB gene encoding 3-methyl-2-oxobutanoate hydroxymethyltransferase, which encodes MAKITVSKLLKMKQQSEKIAAITAYDASFAQIFDQAGMHVILVGDSLGMVLQGHKDTLPVTVEHIAYHTRSVAAGVENTFVMADMPFMSYATTEDAYKNAAILMQAGANMVKLEGGDWLYDTIAGLTRNGIPVCAHLGLTPQSVHVFGGFKVQGRKEEQANQMIEHAKSLEKAGAQLLVLECVPVALAKRITDGVSIPTIGIGAGRDTDGQILVMHDFIGISTGYIPKFSKNYLDITGNIPEATELFIKEVQDSIFPEDERSFD
- the folK gene encoding 2-amino-4-hydroxy-6-hydroxymethyldihydropteridine diphosphokinase, whose product is MTTCYIGIGGNLNNPLATVKSAISALSVEPHFQLVAVSAYYQSQPMGPQDQPDYVNAAALIETSLSAEQVLATTQRIEQQHGRVRKDERWGARTLDLDILLYGNSEINTEHLTVPHYGLKEREFVLYPLADITPALILPCGTSLSSLLERVPLNGLTAINA
- the pcnB gene encoding polynucleotide adenylyltransferase PcnB yields the protein MPASEHQLSEKLFSHNALKVLRRLNDRGFDAYLVGGCIRDALLGLKPKDFDVVTNATPEQIKGLFSNCRLIGRRFRLAHIMFGREIIEVATFRGHHQEESSQPNQQKIASASEQGQLLRDNVYGDIEQDAQRRDFSINALYYNNKDKAIYDYANGIDAINRRSIELIGDPEQRYREDPVRMLRAVRFATKLDMTIAQHTKAPIKSLANLLRNIPPARLFEETLKLFMAGKAQENYQMMLKLGLFQHMFPVVAETLSGDANSKEEQLLNQVFINTDERILSGRKVTPAFIYATMLWYPIERHCQHLMIEAGFNHFDAFNIALNDILHRHNQSVSLPKRFAMTAKDIWHLQSRLAKRAGRRAFKTLEHPKFRAGYDFLLLRSEIEGGKDLISLAQWWTEFQQVSPEQQNNMVRSLNERSEKRSGKGPKKRNFKRKKRASARPNNSANKPAAS